In Jeotgalibaca arthritidis, a single genomic region encodes these proteins:
- a CDS encoding winged helix-turn-helix transcriptional regulator — MENMILSGDCICPRFEKTFTILGKKWTGLIIEVLLVDNRRFKDISEQISGVSDRVLVERLKELEEEGIVLRTENEEGPIKVMYSLTEKGRSLEKVMAEIQTWADKWICVEA; from the coding sequence ATGGAAAACATGATCCTTTCAGGTGACTGTATTTGTCCGCGTTTTGAAAAAACATTTACTATTTTAGGTAAGAAATGGACGGGACTTATTATTGAGGTTTTATTAGTAGATAACCGCCGTTTCAAAGATATTTCAGAACAAATTTCAGGAGTAAGTGACCGTGTATTGGTTGAACGTCTGAAAGAATTAGAAGAAGAAGGTATTGTTCTTCGAACTGAAAATGAAGAAGGCCCTATTAAAGTGATGTATAGCTTAACTGAAAAAGGAAGATCGCTAGAAAAAGTCATGGCTGAGATTCAAACATGGGCAGATAAATGGATTTGTGTAGAAGCTTGA
- the pheS gene encoding phenylalanine--tRNA ligase subunit alpha, whose product MDLKDKLKSLQVEALEKIHAVTDLKELNDFRVAYLGKKGPITEALRGMKDVSAEERPVIGALANEVRDQLSDAIQTVKDKLEAAALAEALAAETIDVTLPGKEIAIGTKHVFTQIMEEIEDLFLGMGYQVIDGPEVELDSYNFEKMNLPKDHPARDMQDTFYITEEVLMRTHTSPVQARTMEKHDFSKGPLKMISPGKVYRRDSDDATHSHQFAQIEGLVVAEDITLADLKGTLDLFAKKLFGADREIRLRPSYFPFTEPSVEVDVSCFKCGGNGCNVCKGSGWIEILGSGLVHPNVLEMSGIDSNRYSGFAFGLGIERVAMLKYGIDDIRHFYQNDKRFLDQFKVKEQ is encoded by the coding sequence ATGGATTTAAAAGACAAATTAAAATCGCTTCAAGTTGAAGCGTTAGAAAAGATTCATGCAGTAACCGATTTAAAAGAGTTAAATGATTTTCGAGTGGCTTATTTAGGTAAAAAAGGGCCGATTACCGAGGCATTGCGTGGAATGAAAGATGTTTCTGCAGAAGAGCGTCCTGTTATCGGAGCACTTGCAAACGAGGTGCGCGACCAATTAAGTGATGCCATCCAAACCGTTAAAGATAAACTTGAAGCAGCTGCATTGGCAGAAGCATTAGCAGCAGAAACAATCGATGTGACATTACCAGGAAAAGAAATTGCGATTGGGACTAAACATGTCTTCACACAAATTATGGAAGAAATCGAAGACCTCTTTTTAGGTATGGGTTACCAAGTTATTGATGGGCCAGAAGTTGAACTGGATAGCTATAACTTTGAGAAAATGAACTTACCAAAAGATCACCCAGCACGAGATATGCAAGATACCTTCTATATAACAGAAGAAGTTTTAATGCGTACACATACATCGCCTGTTCAAGCGCGTACAATGGAGAAACATGATTTTTCTAAAGGACCACTTAAAATGATTAGTCCTGGTAAAGTTTACCGCCGAGATAGCGATGATGCGACACACTCTCATCAATTCGCACAAATTGAAGGTTTAGTTGTAGCAGAAGATATTACGTTGGCAGATTTAAAAGGAACACTTGATTTATTTGCTAAGAAATTGTTCGGTGCTGACCGTGAAATTCGTTTACGCCCAAGTTACTTCCCATTTACTGAGCCGTCTGTTGAAGTAGACGTTAGTTGCTTTAAATGTGGTGGAAATGGCTGTAATGTCTGTAAAGGTAGCGGCTGGATTGAAATTCTTGGGTCTGGTTTAGTTCATCCAAACGTATTGGAAATGTCTGGTATTGATTCTAATCGTTATTCTGGATTTGCATTTGGATTAGGAATTGAACGTGTAGCCATGTTGAAATATGGTATCGATGATATTCGTCATTTCTATCAAAACGACAAACGATTCTTAGACCAGTTCAAAGTGAAGGAGCAATAA
- a CDS encoding HD domain-containing protein, whose amino-acid sequence MTDLKWEKDEEFLSYISDLLETEEVQMLKDITQHYHSTRLDHSISVAYRSYCIAKKLNCDVRAISRAGLLHDLFYYDWRTTKFDEGSHAYVHPRIACENALKLTELSDLEKDIILKHMWGATIALPKYKESYIVTLVDKYCACDEALSPYVNRTRETFRGKWASFKRSILTNTISF is encoded by the coding sequence ATGACAGACTTGAAGTGGGAAAAAGATGAGGAATTCCTTTCGTATATAAGCGATTTGTTGGAAACTGAAGAAGTTCAAATGTTAAAAGATATTACTCAGCACTATCACAGTACTCGTTTAGATCATTCAATCTCTGTGGCATACCGCAGTTATTGTATCGCCAAAAAACTTAACTGTGATGTTCGAGCAATATCAAGAGCTGGTTTATTACATGATTTGTTTTATTATGACTGGCGCACGACAAAGTTTGACGAAGGCTCTCATGCCTATGTGCATCCAAGAATTGCGTGTGAAAATGCCTTAAAATTAACTGAATTATCTGATTTAGAAAAAGATATTATTCTAAAACATATGTGGGGAGCAACGATTGCTCTACCAAAATACAAAGAGAGTTACATTGTTACCTTAGTAGATAAGTATTGTGCTTGTGATGAAGCTTTATCACCTTATGTGAACCGTACGAGAGAAACATTCCGCGGTAAATGGGCGTCATTTAAAAGAAGCATTTTAACCAATACGATTAGTTTTTAA